A region of the Lycium barbarum isolate Lr01 chromosome 1, ASM1917538v2, whole genome shotgun sequence genome:
TGATTTGGTAAACAGGTACggacgggtgcccagctcgggcactagtcacggcccacgaggttggatcgtgacaggggggggggggtggggtggggatgGGAAGAGGAGTGGAGGCTggtaagaaaaaatcaaaactttttttagattttttttttggggagagGGGGTggtagaggggggggggggggtttggtgAGGGGTGGGGGGAGGGAACCGCGAGGAGGAGGAGGACGAGAGGTGtgaaaaagtaaataaaaaaatcaatttttttgggGGCGGGGGTagtgaggggtgggaggaggagcgggggctggtgaaaaaataaaaaaaaatcaaaacttttaaatttttttttggtggggcggggggggggggggagggggagtgAAAGCtggtaaaaaaaatcaaaacttttttaaaattttgttttgAGGGGTgggggtgaaaaaacaaataaagaaaattaaaattttttaaattatttttgatggATGGGGGGAGGGTTGCGAGGAGGAGGAGGTGGGGGTGaaaaacaaacaaataaaataaataaaaaattaatattttttttgggtTGGGGGGTGGGGGATTGGGAGGAGAAGGGGGGCATGGGGTCGGGGCGGGGTCTGGGCGGGGGTgagtcaaagtgttaaaaataaaacttgagtgcaaagtgttaaaaataaagttgaggatcaaagtgtcaaaatgaaaattTTTGGGCAACTTCAAAACCCCTTAATCACTAATAGAAAATTATCACCTCCAtctaataattaaaacttgagtcacctctcttgaaataaaaaaaaaactaaagagtCACCAATAATTAAACGGAAaaaggccaaaattacccctgaactttgggaaatagttcatccatacccttcgttatactttagggtcaattatacccttactgttatactatggggtcaattatacccttatgtctaatagctgccacgtgacatcatccagcccttcaaaattattttcccctcaaataatttttacccactaaaataacccaacccgaatTTATTTTCTAGGCAaagtgatacggacccaacccattaccccttggctggaaaaTTTTTTTGGATTggattattttagtgggtaaaaaattatttgaggaaaaaataattttgaagggctgggaagATGCTATGTGACAGCTGTTAGAAATAAGGATATAACTGACCTTATAATATTATAATGGTAAAGATATAATTGACCTAAAGTATAACAAAAAGTATTAATCAACTATTTGCTAAAGTTCaagtaattttggcccttttccataaTTAAATGCCCCCAAAAACTGTGTAACTACTTAAACAAGGATATGATTTAAAAAAAGATCTCACGTGACGTGAACTGCGAGCTCCCATCTCAGCCTCTTATTTTGTGTGGTGTAGATTGAGATAGCCTTTCTAAGATCTTCCTTCTTCCCTTCTAAAACACCACCAAAAATATCAAGAACCAGGCTTTTGAGAAGAAAAAAATTACAACTGCAAAATCCCAAGTTCTATTTTCATATCTACCACTCCTACTTGCACAAGAACAGAAAGagtagggaaaaaaaaaaaaatggccaacATGGTGATGAGTTCCTCCAAAACCTTAGTCACTTCTTCATCCTCCACCAGCCCACCATCTCCAAGATTCAACCTTTCCCTCCCTCAAATCCCTTTTCCAAAACTACCCCTCCCAAAATCACCAAAATCCCTCAAACCCCTCTCCCTCCCATCAAACCTCAAGTCCATTTCAGTCATTCTTGCAAGCTCACTAGCCATAGCACCACCTTCACTAGCAGAAGAAATAGAAAAAGCTTCTCTTTTTGACTTCAACCTTACACTCCCTATCATGATGGCTGAATTCCTTTTTCTCATGTTTGCTTTAGACAAGATTTACTTCAGCCCATTAGGGAACTTCATGGATGAAAGAGATTCTTCCATTAAAGAGAAACTGAGCAGTGTGAAGGACACATCTAGTGAAGTGAAGCAACTTGAAGATCAAGCTAATGCAATTATGAAGGCTGCAAGAGCTGAGATATCAGCAGCATTGAACAAGATGAAGAAGGAAACTCAGTTAGAAGTTGAACAGAAGATTGGTGAAGGAAGGAAGAAAGTTGAGGCTGAGTTACAAGAAGCTTTGGCTAGCTTGGAGAAACAAAAGGAAGAGACTATTAAGAGTCTTGATTCTCAGATTGCTACTCTTAGTGATGAAATTGTCAAGAAGGTCCTTCCTGTCAGTAACTAATTCTGCAAACTGGTAACCTTTTTTGGGGGTTGGTAAGATTCAGATTACTGTTTGATCAAGGATATATAAATGTGAAATACGTGGTCTGTTTATATGGTGAATCTCATGTAGTGTATGTACATCTTGGTTTTCATTGCCTGCTTTTGGTAATATGAGGTTTATTAGTAGCAGTAATTTTTTTGGACTTTGTTCAGTATTCAGACAGGTTACATGTTATGAGTTATAACAGATGAATGcggattgatttttttttaaactctttAGCTCAAAACATTAGAATAAACATTGATTCATGAACGCACCAAACAATTAGGCACAAAGTGAGAGCAAAAGCAATTCAATTCTTTTATGTTCCAATTAGAATCTCCTCCAACATAAGCCAACCACAACCTTAAATCTGGACCAAAGAATCACCAAAAGATATCTAATAGTAACAACAATATTAATATTATTAAAA
Encoded here:
- the LOC132643626 gene encoding ATP synthase subunit b', chloroplastic-like; the protein is MANMVMSSSKTLVTSSSSTSPPSPRFNLSLPQIPFPKLPLPKSPKSLKPLSLPSNLKSISVILASSLAIAPPSLAEEIEKASLFDFNLTLPIMMAEFLFLMFALDKIYFSPLGNFMDERDSSIKEKLSSVKDTSSEVKQLEDQANAIMKAARAEISAALNKMKKETQLEVEQKIGEGRKKVEAELQEALASLEKQKEETIKSLDSQIATLSDEIVKKVLPVSN